A region of the Acidimicrobiia bacterium genome:
GTCGTCGTCGATGACCGGGACGGGAGCCCCTCCGAGCACCTCGCCGACCTCGCCGATCTCGTCGACCGGCGTATCGACCTTGACGGCCACCGGATCTTCCATGATGGATCCCACCTGAATCCCATGCCCAACGAGCAGCAGGGCCGATCGTCGGACCATACCCACCAGCTTGCCGTTGTCGGCGACTGGTAGAACGGAATACTCGAGCAGTCGGAGTGCATCGCCGGATCCAAGCATCGGACTCAGGTAGGCATCGGGTTCACGCAGCAGGTGAAATGCACGCTGTGGAGCCGAGCGGACGACCACCGTCCCTGCCGGGGCACGGGTCTGTAGTTTGCGCCCCGGACCGAAGAACTGCCTTTGCAGCCACGACCCTCCCGGCGCGCCCGCAATGAGGAGCGTTCCCTTGTCGAGTTCGTCCACGAGGTCGGCCGGCTGTTCGGTCTGAACCAGCCTGCTGAGCATGCCGTCGGCGAGTGCACTCAGGGCATCGAGGCTCGATTGGGCGGCGGCCCGATCGTCATCCGGCCCGTAGGCGGAGAGCAGCTCTGCCGGAACGTCGAGTCTTTCACCGAGCTGGCGGGCCACCGCCGCGGCCAGGTCGGAGTGAGGTCCGCCGGCGACTGCCGCGACGATCGAAGTGGTGGCTTCGAGGTTCAGCTCGTTGGGGACCGCAACCGAGACGAGATCGAACGAAGTCATCTTCTTGGTTACCAGCAGGTCGGACCGCTCCGCCCGGCAG
Encoded here:
- a CDS encoding CBS domain-containing protein → MVALPEQSPHRFALQSVIWTRGKGCGELAAALDPDSMRVEGKLEDICRAERSDLLVTKKMTSFDLVSVAVPNELNLEATTSIVAAVAGGPHSDLAAAVARQLGERLDVPAELLSAYGPDDDRAAAQSSLDALSALADGMLSRLVQTEQPADLVDELDKGTLLIAGAPGGSWLQRQFFGPGRKLQTRAPAGTVVVRSAPQRAFHLLREPDAYLSPMLGSGDALRLLEYSVLPVADNGKLVGMVRRSALLLVGHGIQVGSIMEDPVAVKVDTPVDEIGEVGEVLGGAPVPVIDDDGFLVGVVGP